A region from the ANME-2 cluster archaeon genome encodes:
- a CDS encoding 4Fe-4S binding protein, protein MPVEISVNDSCTGCGRCRNLCPKGPIIWDIRKMDNGRVVYYAKEPAFCLFCKRCAGACPVGAITVLNISGRSK, encoded by the coding sequence ATGCCTGTAGAAATATCGGTCAATGACTCATGTACGGGATGTGGACGCTGCAGGAACCTTTGCCCAAAAGGTCCTATTATCTGGGATATTCGAAAGATGGACAATGGCAGAGTTGTATATTATGCAAAAGAACCTGCTTTTTGTCTTTTTTGCAAGAGGTGTGCAGGGGCGTGTCCTGTGGGCGCAATAACCGTATTGAACATATCAGGACGCTCAAAATAG
- the hdrC gene encoding CoB--CoM heterodisulfide reductase subunit C: MTKEPVKLLDDEGLTFLTCMQCGTCTGSCPSGRYTSLNTRRIVLSARRNKDVYHDKDLWMCTTCYQCQERCPRGINIVDGILALRTESVHMGLMLPDHRKVAGLVIEKGHAVPINDTNRDKRKKLGMDELPETVHKYPDALDQVKKLLIATGFVQLVKDTEGKEKEGGQ, encoded by the coding sequence ATGACAAAGGAACCGGTAAAACTGCTTGATGATGAAGGATTGACATTTTTAACCTGCATGCAGTGCGGGACATGTACCGGAAGTTGCCCTTCCGGACGGTACACCAGCCTGAATACCAGACGTATAGTACTGTCTGCAAGGCGGAATAAGGATGTGTATCACGATAAAGACCTGTGGATGTGTACGACCTGTTACCAGTGTCAGGAACGGTGTCCAAGAGGAATAAATATCGTTGATGGGATTCTGGCCCTGAGGACGGAATCGGTTCATATGGGACTCATGCTTCCTGATCATCGCAAAGTGGCAGGGCTGGTTATAGAAAAGGGCCATGCAGTACCTATAAATGATACTAACCGGGACAAACGAAAGAAACTGGGGATGGACGAGCTCCCTGAAACGGTCCACAAGTACCCGGATGCTCTTGACCAGGTGAAAAAACTGCTAATAGCTACTGGTTTTGTCCAACTGGTCAAGGATACGGAAGGAAAAGAAAAGGAGGGAGGGCAATGA
- the hdrB gene encoding CoB--CoM heterodisulfide reductase subunit B: MKPVSLFLGCIIPNRYPGIEKATKLVLDGLGIDWTDLAGASCCPAPGVFRSFDKVTWLTLAARNIVLSEQMNRDVLTICNGCFGSLTDANHELKHDQGLARQVNKHLAEVDMKYNGSVEVRHIIEFLSKEIGPGTIKETIKHQLDLKVALHYGCHLIKPSKERDLGTVENPVFFDELVEALGAQSIDYEDKMACCGAGGGVRSALLDTSLEMAEAKLQHIAEAGVDCIVNACPFCHLQLDFGQVEIKDKFGHEYNIPVLHYSQLLAIAMGHSPEEVGVDLNFITDAQFIDRLRG, encoded by the coding sequence ATGAAACCTGTATCGCTGTTCCTGGGATGTATTATTCCCAACCGTTATCCTGGCATTGAAAAAGCTACAAAGCTGGTATTGGACGGACTGGGTATCGACTGGACTGACCTGGCCGGTGCGTCATGCTGCCCTGCCCCGGGTGTGTTCAGGTCATTTGATAAGGTCACATGGTTGACCCTTGCAGCCCGGAATATCGTGTTATCTGAACAAATGAACCGGGATGTACTGACTATATGTAACGGTTGTTTCGGTTCCCTGACTGATGCCAACCATGAACTCAAGCATGACCAGGGTCTGGCCAGGCAGGTCAATAAGCATCTCGCAGAAGTGGATATGAAGTACAACGGCTCAGTTGAGGTCCGTCATATCATCGAGTTCCTGTCCAAGGAAATCGGACCCGGGACGATAAAAGAAACCATTAAGCATCAGCTTGACCTGAAGGTAGCATTGCATTATGGCTGCCATCTCATCAAACCTTCCAAAGAGCGGGACCTGGGGACCGTGGAGAACCCGGTGTTCTTTGATGAACTTGTGGAAGCGCTTGGCGCACAGAGTATTGATTATGAGGATAAGATGGCGTGCTGCGGTGCAGGAGGCGGCGTACGTTCTGCATTACTGGATACGTCACTGGAGATGGCAGAAGCAAAATTGCAGCATATTGCCGAGGCAGGAGTAGACTGTATCGTCAATGCATGTCCATTCTGTCACCTGCAGCTGGACTTTGGGCAGGTAGAGATAAAAGATAAGTTCGGGCATGAATACAATATCCCGGTGCTGCATTATTCCCAGTTGCTGGCTATTGCTATGGGGCATTCACCTGAAGAGGTGGGTGTGGACCTGAATTTCATAACAGATGCACAGTTCATTGACCGGTTAAG